The sequence below is a genomic window from Monodelphis domestica isolate mMonDom1 chromosome 2, mMonDom1.pri, whole genome shotgun sequence.
GATTTTTGACCAGTTCTTGGATTAGATTTATCAACAATCCCTTGACTACTCATTTCAGAATTATGAATGCTATTttgatcattttgttttttcttcctttcactccAATGTGAAGAGATGTCACTGCTAGAGATATTACTTGCATCTACTAGACTTTTGCCCTGAGACTTTGAAAGATGAGATTTTTTATATGAATGCACTGGCAAGCCAGCTGAAAAAGGTGGGGTAAGAATAGAATTAATTTCACTTTTATGACTTTTTCTAGATGTTCTAGATTCACTAGACTTACCATCAGTATCTAAATAAGAATAACTGAGGTTATTTGCTTCCAGTTCAGGCATGCTATCATGAATTCTAGAACTTCCAATAGTATCATCAACACTGGAGAAATCTTCAGAATAGCAAGGGCTAGTAAAGTCTTCAGAATACTTTACTTCTAGTACACTTTCAGAATAGCTATTTTTACTTGATTTATTATCATCTGAATCAAGAGAATGAAAGTCGGAACCCACAGTTTCAACCTGTCTGTCACTTGCTCCATTACTGTAATCTACAATATTGTCTTTTCTACTATGCTCTGAGCCAATATCTAGATGACAGACTTTTACTTCTTTCTCAAATAGTTCTGAAACACTTGTAGGAGTGACCTTCTTCGTTAAAATGGGGCTTATCACATTGTCTTTTTCTATAGCTGGttccttatttattttgacttcaatatttatctccttttcaGTTCCAGTTTCTGAAACATCCGTTTCTTTTGTAAAGCTTTGGCCTTCAGATTCTACCTCATTTTGCTTTAAACTTTTAATGTTTTCAGCAAGAACATCTGAAGTAGAACACAGATTGCTGGGAAGTGTGTTTGGCTCCCCATGCTCCTCTGTATAACTTTTTTCTTTAGATGATGGGAGCCTAAGCTTTTCTGTTTCTGGCATTTCTGTTTGCATTTTTCTATACTGTTCTCTTTTTTCATGTAGTATTAACATGGCTGGGTTTGTACGCTTTAAACGGAGTTTGAGTGTATTTGTAAGGCCATAaaacagctttcttttttgaactaCCTTTTTGGGGATGCtatgttttttttcaaaacacaCTTCTTTTTTGAGACTGTGTTCAACCTGGTTGCTTGTTAATTGAGGATttaagtccttttctttttccctgggTAAAAACTTGTCTCCAACTTCTTCAGTTTTACCAGTAGCATTTTTGGAAGGTTCTGGAGCCTTCCCATCCTCAGGCCTGTATAACCAGGCTAAGTGAGGGTGTATACCAGTAGCAGTTGCAAGGGGCTGGTTATATAATAAAGATAACTCAACCAACAAAGCATTTAATAGAGGCAGCTGCCTTATTGTGTCAAGTTTATCTTGATCAAAAAATTCACCTCGGTCAGGATGAGATTGGGCCATTGAAGTTTGATTCTGATCTGATGGTACCTCATGGTTCCTTACCATGGGGCATGGGGCTATTTCTTCCTGAACCACATCATCTGATTCTTTAGGTACACTGATTTGAGGTACAGTTATGAATCTGCCCTTAGCTGGAGGGACCTTTTTTGGCTCCAGATGAGAATAATACAGAGGTGGTGGGCAAATTATGTTAGTTTCAAGTTCTAATTCTGTGACTTCCTGATTTGTTGCATTAATGTTTTCTCTAACTTCATTTAATCCCATAATCTCTGACTGGGAAGAATCTGTCAACTCTAAATCTTTATCACTTCTCTTGCATTTA
It includes:
- the MAP10 gene encoding microtubule-associated protein 10; this translates as MAAVTVSDSERLFSLELLVDWVHLEARLLPPEDQEEAEPLPSSFLRLAVAFRLLDFPTLLVYPPGGPVALSRGSRPGSFPFGRGKSCLFRLGAATLQRLLGFSPLYALLLTVPPGNPTPAPKLLGSCSISLAPAARGLIGGEANGLSTTGASQGHRGLYILRDLMGEQIGQIYLGYRLTDLGSTLLGHIPPKTPVTLQREGESNAAGALVSRVEEMRTNESVSPAPQEKQPSPPPFISFAQVEPEDLEDLEEPKPQDDVIEIVTCDKTKPKQQEYVIKIVKTPSKCKRSDKDLELTDSSQSEIMGLNEVRENINATNQEVTELELETNIICPPPLYYSHLEPKKVPPAKGRFITVPQISVPKESDDVVQEEIAPCPMVRNHEVPSDQNQTSMAQSHPDRGEFFDQDKLDTIRQLPLLNALLVELSLLYNQPLATATGIHPHLAWLYRPEDGKAPEPSKNATGKTEEVGDKFLPREKEKDLNPQLTSNQVEHSLKKEVCFEKKHSIPKKVVQKRKLFYGLTNTLKLRLKRTNPAMLILHEKREQYRKMQTEMPETEKLRLPSSKEKSYTEEHGEPNTLPSNLCSTSDVLAENIKSLKQNEVESEGQSFTKETDVSETGTEKEINIEVKINKEPAIEKDNVISPILTKKVTPTSVSELFEKEVKVCHLDIGSEHSRKDNIVDYSNGASDRQVETVGSDFHSLDSDDNKSSKNSYSESVLEVKYSEDFTSPCYSEDFSSVDDTIGSSRIHDSMPELEANNLSYSYLDTDGKSSESRTSRKSHKSEINSILTPPFSAGLPVHSYKKSHLSKSQGKSLVDASNISSSDISSHWSERKKKQNDQNSIHNSEMSSQGIVDKSNPRTGQKSLEKSQSLRTSQVSSYLPSNVSELELSALDSFTSDQFEENDELGSLNICNQYKDICELVINKLPGYTV